One region of Hydrogenobacter sp. genomic DNA includes:
- a CDS encoding DUF202 domain-containing protein → MLIAKSLPSAKDARIYMSVERTYLGYIRFSLYTLSFAVFLRKLEVFADITQKIHVSVLLEHVAIVLSIVGTFLIVAGILTFYFDIKYIEGGIEVSSKEVTDPRIYMAAERTFLAWIRTSIALIVFGFVIEKFEFFLEQLERVFNIHLRGDHRTLVGIGVFIILVGLFTLIIGTINFYRTIRQVDAGYYRTHTWLYKTYGAIIFLACLVLTFYVLKII, encoded by the coding sequence ATGCTAATAGCCAAAAGTTTACCGTCGGCTAAGGATGCCCGCATATACATGTCCGTTGAGAGGACTTACCTTGGCTACATAAGGTTCTCCTTATATACGTTGTCTTTTGCAGTTTTCTTAAGGAAGTTAGAGGTATTTGCGGACATAACGCAGAAGATACATGTATCCGTACTTTTGGAACATGTAGCTATTGTTTTGTCCATAGTTGGTACGTTCTTGATCGTTGCAGGTATACTCACCTTTTACTTTGACATAAAATACATAGAAGGAGGTATAGAAGTGTCTTCAAAGGAGGTTACTGATCCGAGAATTTATATGGCTGCAGAAAGAACCTTTTTAGCTTGGATAAGGACTTCCATAGCTCTTATAGTCTTTGGCTTTGTCATTGAGAAATTTGAGTTCTTTTTGGAACAGCTTGAGAGAGTTTTTAACATACACCTGAGAGGTGATCACCGTACCCTTGTAGGTATCGGCGTATTTATAATACTCGTAGGACTATTTACACTCATAATAGGTACAATAAACTTTTACAGGACTATAAGACAGGTGGACGCAGGTTATTACAGAACACACACGTGGCTCTATAAAACCTACGGAGCTATCATATTTTTAGCTTGTCTCGTTCTCACCTTTTATGTGCTGAAGATCATCTGA
- a CDS encoding DNA adenine methylase: MRQIPKPFLKWAGGKSRWVHELCKFFPRRFESYHEPFLGSGAVFFHLFKEGKIKKAFLSDANCELIDTYIAVRDHVKEVISLLSDMPYSKELFYELREKDGKKLSLPERASRFIYLNRTCYNGLYRVNAKGKFNVPFGRYKNPKIFDAENLLAVSKALQIAEIKCEDFRRVVKRVEGEDLVYFDPPYYPLSKTSSFTSYYTGGFSEKDHTDLRDICLELSRMGVFTVVSNSCTDFIIKLYSLFYIREVYVSRPINCMGDKRGKVKELVITNF, encoded by the coding sequence GTGAGACAGATCCCTAAACCCTTCCTTAAATGGGCCGGTGGAAAATCAAGGTGGGTGCATGAGCTTTGCAAGTTCTTTCCAAGAAGGTTTGAAAGCTACCACGAACCTTTCTTGGGAAGCGGTGCGGTATTCTTCCACCTATTTAAAGAAGGTAAAATAAAGAAGGCATTTCTGTCCGATGCAAACTGTGAACTTATAGACACTTACATAGCGGTAAGGGATCACGTAAAGGAAGTGATAAGCTTGCTCTCAGATATGCCATACAGTAAAGAACTTTTTTACGAGCTGAGAGAAAAGGATGGAAAAAAACTATCGCTCCCGGAAAGGGCATCCAGATTTATATACCTCAACAGGACTTGTTACAACGGTCTTTACAGGGTTAACGCCAAGGGTAAATTTAATGTACCCTTCGGCAGATACAAAAACCCCAAAATCTTTGATGCGGAAAATCTTTTAGCAGTCAGCAAAGCCCTGCAGATTGCTGAAATAAAGTGTGAAGACTTTAGGAGAGTGGTTAAAAGGGTGGAAGGTGAGGATTTGGTTTACTTTGATCCGCCCTACTATCCACTTTCAAAGACTTCCTCGTTCACATCCTATTATACGGGAGGTTTTTCCGAAAAAGATCACACTGATCTGAGAGACATTTGCCTTGAACTTTCTCGCATGGGTGTTTTTACAGTAGTTTCCAACTCTTGTACGGATTTTATCATAAAGCTATACTCCCTATTTTATATAAGAGAAGTTTATGTGAGCAGACCTATAAACTGTATGGGTGATAAGAGAGGCAAGGTGAAAGAGCTCGTCATAACTAACTTTTGA
- the purB gene encoding adenylosuccinate lyase — MIERYTREEMGKVWSEVNKFKKWLDVELAVCNAWTKLGKIPQEAFGEIKGKTHIDDKVVEKIKEYERIYKHDVLAFISAISEQIPSYSHYFHMGLTSSDIVDTALALQMREALTILLEDIDKVLEELKRLSFEYKNTIMMGRTHGVHAEPTTLGIKFAVWYDEMRRNRERLLRAYESVSFGKLSGAVGTYSNLDPAVEELALGELGLKAEPASTQVVHRDRHADVMYALACCATSLEKFATEIRHLQRTEVLELQEPFTEGQRGSSAMPHKKNPIHSERICGLARVVRANLFVAIENMVLWHERDISHSSAERIIFPDATIALDYMLNLFLEILKGLVVNTDRMLKNMELSHKLYASSKILVKLMDKGLARDKAYDIVQRCAMKSWKEGVSFEEVLLKDEEVIKLLDDSQIREATDPKSFLKNIDYIYRKVFGETDP, encoded by the coding sequence ATGATAGAAAGATACACAAGAGAAGAGATGGGAAAGGTCTGGTCTGAGGTAAATAAGTTTAAAAAGTGGCTTGATGTAGAACTTGCCGTCTGCAACGCCTGGACAAAACTTGGCAAGATTCCACAGGAAGCATTCGGGGAGATAAAAGGCAAAACCCATATTGATGATAAAGTAGTTGAGAAGATCAAAGAGTACGAAAGGATTTATAAACACGACGTTCTTGCCTTTATCTCAGCTATATCTGAGCAGATACCTTCTTACTCTCACTACTTTCATATGGGATTGACATCTTCGGATATCGTGGATACAGCTCTTGCTCTGCAGATGAGAGAAGCTCTTACTATACTGCTTGAAGATATAGATAAAGTACTTGAAGAACTAAAAAGGTTATCCTTCGAATATAAAAACACGATCATGATGGGAAGGACTCACGGTGTACATGCTGAACCAACAACCTTAGGTATAAAGTTCGCTGTGTGGTATGACGAAATGAGGAGAAACAGGGAAAGGCTACTGAGAGCGTATGAAAGCGTATCTTTCGGTAAGCTTTCCGGTGCTGTAGGAACGTACTCTAACCTTGATCCAGCTGTTGAAGAACTTGCTCTCGGAGAATTGGGGCTTAAGGCTGAACCCGCAAGCACTCAGGTAGTTCACCGAGACAGGCATGCGGATGTTATGTATGCGCTTGCCTGCTGTGCCACATCCCTTGAGAAGTTCGCCACTGAAATAAGACACCTGCAAAGGACGGAAGTTCTGGAACTCCAGGAACCCTTTACGGAAGGACAGCGTGGATCTTCAGCTATGCCACACAAGAAAAATCCCATACATTCGGAACGTATATGTGGTCTTGCAAGGGTTGTGAGGGCAAACCTTTTTGTAGCTATTGAAAACATGGTTTTGTGGCACGAAAGGGACATATCCCACTCATCTGCCGAAAGGATCATATTCCCAGATGCTACCATAGCTCTTGATTACATGCTGAACCTTTTCCTGGAGATCCTGAAGGGTCTTGTAGTAAATACGGATAGAATGCTAAAAAATATGGAGCTGTCTCACAAGCTCTACGCTTCTTCCAAAATCCTCGTGAAGCTTATGGACAAAGGACTTGCAAGGGATAAAGCTTACGATATAGTCCAAAGGTGTGCTATGAAAAGCTGGAAAGAGGGGGTATCCTTTGAAGAGGTACTTCTCAAAGATGAAGAGGTAATAAAACTTCTTGATGATAGCCAAATACGTGAAGCCACAGATCCCAAGAGTTTTTTGAAAAACATAGATTACATATACAGAAAAGTGTTCGGTGAGACAGATCCCTAA
- a CDS encoding NAD(P)H-hydrate dehydratase, translating into MKILKAHEMSECDRTATKDIGIPSLLLMENAGLRVAQVIREVFPGVKRILFFIGKGNNGGDGLVAVRHLHLMGYKVDYLLTLGEDLKGDPAVNLEILKRLGLFPLKGEPAKDYDLIVDAIFGTGFKPPVRDGVVRWINFMNSSGIPVLSVDIPSGLSADSAMEYEPSVKASITVTFQFPKVCHLLYPSAKRCGKVYVANIGMPEFLAKDIKREVLEKVTFKKREPDVHKGKMGHILLIGSSVGKTGALIMSAKAATRTGSGLVSVGVPKGLNWIFEISLTEEMSIPLEGEERLSEKSADTIINMQENFSAIGVGMGMGRYEEGRSFVEKLIAGIRKPLLLDADAINNLADLGDLSILKDRELPAVLTPHVGEFERLSKLEKEHIIYNFIDTAQEFSQKWNCFLVLKSSRTVVTTPQGEAFVSLRGTPAMAKGGTGDVLSGILTSLIGKAIPIKDALKLGVFLHGLAGEIAEKKRHTESVKALDLVEEIPEAYNQIENEDYFPVIPYLP; encoded by the coding sequence ATGAAAATACTAAAAGCTCACGAGATGTCCGAGTGCGATCGTACAGCCACAAAGGATATAGGCATTCCATCACTCCTGCTTATGGAAAATGCCGGACTTAGGGTAGCTCAGGTTATAAGGGAAGTGTTTCCTGGGGTAAAAAGGATACTTTTCTTTATAGGTAAGGGAAATAACGGAGGGGATGGTCTCGTAGCTGTAAGACACCTTCACCTTATGGGATACAAAGTTGATTATCTTTTGACGCTTGGAGAGGACCTTAAGGGAGATCCGGCGGTAAATTTAGAGATCCTCAAGCGCCTCGGACTTTTTCCCTTGAAAGGAGAACCTGCTAAGGATTACGATCTCATAGTAGATGCTATCTTCGGTACCGGTTTTAAACCACCTGTTAGGGATGGTGTGGTCAGATGGATAAACTTCATGAACTCTTCGGGCATTCCTGTCCTGTCCGTGGATATACCATCAGGGCTATCAGCGGACAGCGCTATGGAATATGAGCCAAGCGTGAAGGCGAGTATTACCGTAACTTTTCAGTTTCCTAAGGTATGTCACCTTCTTTATCCTTCAGCAAAGAGGTGTGGAAAAGTTTACGTAGCCAATATAGGAATGCCGGAGTTTCTTGCAAAGGATATAAAAAGGGAAGTTTTAGAGAAGGTAACTTTCAAAAAGAGAGAACCTGACGTGCATAAGGGTAAGATGGGGCATATACTTCTGATAGGCTCAAGTGTAGGAAAGACAGGGGCACTCATTATGTCAGCAAAAGCTGCAACCAGAACAGGTTCAGGGCTTGTAAGCGTTGGCGTGCCTAAGGGTTTAAACTGGATTTTTGAAATTTCTTTAACCGAGGAAATGAGCATACCCCTTGAAGGTGAAGAAAGACTCAGTGAAAAGAGTGCTGACACAATAATCAATATGCAGGAAAACTTTTCCGCAATAGGTGTAGGAATGGGCATGGGAAGATATGAAGAAGGAAGATCCTTTGTAGAAAAGCTCATTGCTGGCATAAGGAAACCTTTACTTTTGGATGCCGATGCTATAAATAACCTTGCGGATCTTGGGGATCTAAGCATTCTGAAAGATAGGGAACTTCCCGCAGTGCTTACACCTCATGTTGGGGAGTTTGAGAGACTGAGCAAGTTGGAAAAGGAACACATAATTTACAATTTCATAGATACAGCTCAAGAGTTTTCCCAAAAGTGGAACTGCTTTTTGGTGCTAAAATCCTCAAGAACGGTAGTAACAACACCACAAGGTGAAGCCTTTGTATCGCTCAGGGGCACACCCGCCATGGCAAAGGGAGGAACCGGAGACGTTCTTTCTGGCATACTCACATCGCTTATTGGGAAAGCTATTCCTATCAAGGATGCTCTAAAGCTCGGTGTATTCTTACATGGGCTTGCCGGCGAAATAGCTGAAAAGAAAAGGCATACGGAAAGTGTAAAGGCACTTGACCTTGTTGAAGAAATCCCCGAGGCTTATAATCAGATAGAAAATGAAGATTATTTTCCTGTTATTCCTTACCTTCCTTAG
- a CDS encoding M23 family metallopeptidase, whose protein sequence is MKIIFLLFLTFLSSCGLIHIELRDISTPKEIPHQPKEIPKRKEEEKESPTASRIFVKMPVRGTPIKTKRGYFIKTSCDEFFRATEEGRVLYAGDELKSYGWLVIVDTGRYIAVYGKAQRLFVRKGERVRKWQVLGKVGKGTDMCGITFEVRDHDGMPINFELER, encoded by the coding sequence ATGAAGATTATTTTCCTGTTATTCCTTACCTTCCTTAGCTCCTGCGGACTCATACATATAGAATTGAGGGATATATCTACCCCTAAGGAGATACCACATCAACCCAAAGAGATACCCAAACGGAAGGAGGAAGAAAAGGAAAGTCCAACTGCCTCACGCATCTTTGTAAAGATGCCGGTGAGAGGAACGCCTATAAAGACAAAGAGAGGGTACTTTATCAAAACTTCCTGTGATGAGTTTTTCAGAGCTACAGAGGAAGGAAGGGTACTTTATGCTGGGGATGAACTAAAAAGTTACGGTTGGCTCGTTATAGTTGACACCGGACGGTACATAGCTGTCTATGGGAAAGCTCAAAGACTCTTTGTGAGGAAGGGTGAAAGGGTAAGAAAGTGGCAAGTTCTTGGTAAGGTGGGGAAAGGCACAGATATGTGTGGTATAACCTTTGAGGTGAGGGACCATGACGGTATGCCCATCAATTTTGAACTTGAGAGATGA
- a CDS encoding HD domain-containing protein gives MREVFFEKGIKHTAHGLNFYLSYFDDIAKVLPRDEFCFIVGGWIRDRMIGEPVGYHIDVDLLLTCDPAKVAKDFAELIGGTYFEFEKRGFFIKRPTVATVILRLDPYKYRFDFAQIKGRDVEKALVQDLLSRDFTANAMAVSLDDVLSIGSKQTIIYDPSHGVEDLERGLLRPVSLKNLEEDPVRILRGFRLAVEKKLDLSEDFYDFVKKKGSIIKKAPAERITLELFKILRNNHSGRVIRDLYEHGLLEMIFPEIEKLRQVKDQGEHHVYPLDEHTLKVVESIDKVIDERERYLDVELLKNFGSMHVHGEFSDVELLKLAALFHDIAKPHTFEVKNGKVTFYNHDKLGSDIVKDIGKRLKWGIEATNFVSKLVQYHLRPFYLKEAMKKGQLTDKGKAKFWRECESFAPHLFLHAIADSIGSGDSDEELDFLLKTLNELERYRKEKYKKIPTKPLLNGREIMDILCLPPGPLIGEIKKALEEAQLDGTVKTKGDAVEFIKNFISQVQN, from the coding sequence ATGCGAGAAGTTTTCTTTGAAAAGGGTATAAAACACACAGCACACGGTCTTAACTTTTACCTGTCTTACTTTGATGACATAGCGAAAGTTCTGCCAAGAGATGAGTTTTGTTTCATTGTAGGCGGATGGATAAGGGATAGGATGATAGGGGAGCCTGTAGGCTACCATATTGATGTTGATCTACTTCTTACTTGTGATCCTGCCAAAGTGGCTAAGGATTTTGCCGAGCTTATAGGTGGTACATATTTTGAATTTGAAAAGAGAGGGTTTTTTATAAAGAGACCCACCGTTGCAACTGTTATACTCAGGCTTGATCCTTATAAATACAGGTTTGATTTTGCACAGATAAAGGGTAGAGATGTTGAGAAAGCTCTTGTTCAAGATCTACTCTCAAGGGATTTTACCGCAAACGCCATGGCTGTGAGTTTGGATGATGTGCTTAGCATTGGATCAAAACAAACTATAATATACGATCCCTCTCATGGTGTAGAAGACTTAGAAAGGGGACTTTTAAGACCCGTATCGCTCAAGAACTTGGAGGAAGATCCTGTTAGAATTCTCAGAGGTTTCAGGTTAGCCGTGGAAAAAAAACTCGATCTTTCTGAAGACTTTTACGATTTTGTGAAGAAAAAAGGAAGTATCATAAAGAAAGCACCAGCAGAGAGGATAACCCTTGAGCTTTTTAAAATACTGAGAAATAACCATAGTGGAAGGGTCATAAGGGATCTTTATGAACATGGACTTTTAGAAATGATTTTTCCAGAAATTGAAAAACTCAGACAAGTAAAAGATCAGGGTGAGCATCACGTGTATCCTCTTGATGAGCATACGCTCAAAGTTGTGGAAAGCATAGATAAAGTTATAGATGAGAGGGAGAGGTATCTTGACGTGGAGCTCCTAAAAAATTTTGGGAGCATGCATGTACACGGTGAGTTTTCGGATGTAGAACTTTTAAAGCTCGCTGCACTCTTTCACGACATTGCCAAACCCCACACCTTTGAGGTAAAAAATGGTAAAGTGACCTTTTACAACCACGATAAACTTGGAAGCGATATAGTAAAGGATATAGGGAAAAGGCTCAAGTGGGGTATTGAAGCAACGAACTTTGTGTCTAAGCTTGTGCAGTATCACCTCAGACCCTTTTACCTTAAGGAAGCTATGAAAAAAGGACAACTCACCGACAAAGGTAAAGCCAAATTCTGGAGGGAGTGTGAGAGCTTCGCACCTCACCTCTTTCTTCACGCTATAGCTGACTCCATAGGTAGCGGAGACAGCGATGAAGAGTTAGATTTCCTTCTTAAAACCCTAAACGAGTTAGAAAGGTACAGAAAAGAAAAGTACAAAAAAATACCCACAAAACCCCTTCTCAATGGAAGAGAAATAATGGATATTTTATGTTTGCCACCAGGACCATTAATAGGCGAGATAAAGAAAGCCTTAGAAGAAGCACAACTTGATGGTACTGTAAAGACAAAAGGGGATGCTGTAGAGTTTATCAAAAACTTCATCTCTCAAGTTCAAAATTGA
- the queA gene encoding tRNA preQ1(34) S-adenosylmethionine ribosyltransferase-isomerase QueA, which translates to MRLEDFDFDLPQELIAKYPLPERHMARLMILNRKDKTIKHDIFWNLPLYLNEGDLLVFNDTKVLPARLYGKKPTGGKVEVLLTDYISQNLWHALVGGKNIKEGLSVSVAEDFHIKILKHISEGKFLVELVAKNPIEALYMYGHIPIPPYLERQEEEIDRIYYQTVFAKREGSVAAPTASLHFSDQLLEKLENYGIRRAFITLHVSYGTFKPIKVNDIKAHKVDEEYMEVPQETVDLIKMVKEEGKRVIAVGTTVVRALETKPFSAFCGKTDLYIYPGYTFKVVDAMITNFHLPRSSLLLLVSAFAGREFTLEAYSVAVRERYRFYSYGDGMLIL; encoded by the coding sequence ATGAGATTAGAAGATTTTGATTTTGATCTTCCTCAAGAACTCATAGCTAAATACCCCCTTCCTGAGCGCCATATGGCGAGATTGATGATCCTAAACAGAAAGGACAAGACTATAAAACACGATATTTTCTGGAACTTACCCCTTTACCTGAATGAAGGTGATCTCCTCGTTTTCAATGATACCAAGGTTCTGCCTGCGAGACTTTACGGTAAGAAGCCTACAGGTGGAAAGGTGGAGGTGCTTTTGACGGACTATATAAGTCAAAACCTGTGGCATGCCCTTGTAGGTGGGAAGAATATAAAAGAAGGACTTTCTGTGAGTGTAGCGGAAGACTTCCACATCAAGATACTCAAACACATAAGTGAAGGAAAATTTCTCGTGGAGCTTGTTGCCAAAAATCCCATTGAAGCTCTTTATATGTACGGACATATACCTATACCACCTTATTTAGAAAGACAAGAGGAAGAAATAGACAGAATTTATTACCAGACAGTATTTGCAAAAAGGGAGGGATCTGTAGCTGCACCTACCGCATCTTTGCATTTCTCAGATCAGCTCCTTGAAAAACTTGAAAATTACGGAATAAGGAGAGCTTTTATTACCTTGCATGTTTCTTACGGCACTTTCAAGCCTATAAAGGTAAACGATATAAAAGCCCATAAGGTAGACGAAGAGTACATGGAAGTACCTCAAGAGACCGTAGATCTTATAAAGATGGTAAAGGAGGAAGGTAAAAGGGTGATCGCCGTAGGGACAACTGTCGTGAGAGCCTTAGAAACTAAACCTTTCTCAGCCTTCTGTGGCAAGACAGACCTTTATATATACCCGGGATACACTTTTAAAGTGGTTGATGCTATGATCACCAATTTCCATCTGCCACGCTCTTCTTTGTTACTGCTTGTTTCAGCTTTTGCAGGTAGGGAGTTTACACTTGAGGCATACTCTGTTGCTGTAAGGGAAAGATACAGATTTTACAGTTATGGCGATGGTATGCTTATACTTTAA
- a CDS encoding ferredoxin reductase, giving the protein MVDKKPVLEFSASVVKILTETPTTKTLVFDISGINFDFYPGQYVMLEVPYPQTGEVLKRAYSIANSPLRKNYLELTIKRTPNGKASVILTDRVKVGDTFRIKGPYGKFIWLPEMSEKVVFIGAGSGIVPLMCMLRYIVDAGLHHVKATLLYSNTSYEEIIYREELERMERYSNIKIVHTLTRSIPEGWRGYTGRINPDMILKEVDDMPVNLYYLCGPPKFVDDVTSMLTDMGIDKERIKKEKYE; this is encoded by the coding sequence ATGGTTGATAAAAAACCGGTTCTTGAGTTTTCAGCATCGGTTGTGAAGATATTAACGGAGACTCCAACAACCAAGACCCTCGTCTTTGACATAAGCGGTATAAACTTTGATTTTTATCCCGGGCAGTATGTAATGTTGGAAGTTCCCTACCCTCAAACTGGTGAAGTACTAAAGAGGGCATATTCTATAGCCAACTCGCCACTAAGGAAGAATTACCTTGAGCTTACCATTAAAAGAACACCTAACGGTAAAGCATCTGTGATACTTACAGATCGTGTCAAAGTTGGTGATACCTTCAGAATAAAGGGTCCTTATGGGAAGTTCATCTGGCTTCCCGAGATGTCTGAGAAAGTGGTATTCATAGGGGCTGGTAGCGGTATAGTACCACTCATGTGTATGCTCAGATACATAGTGGATGCTGGGCTTCACCATGTGAAGGCTACACTGCTTTACTCAAACACATCTTACGAGGAGATCATATACAGAGAAGAGCTTGAAAGAATGGAGAGATACTCCAACATAAAAATAGTGCATACACTTACGCGCTCAATACCGGAAGGTTGGAGGGGATACACAGGCAGAATAAATCCAGATATGATCCTTAAAGAGGTTGACGATATGCCTGTGAATCTCTATTACCTCTGTGGTCCACCCAAGTTTGTTGACGATGTTACATCTATGCTTACCGATATGGGGATAGATAAAGAGCGCATAAAAAAGGAAAAGTATGAGTGA
- a CDS encoding FAD-dependent oxidoreductase, translating into MIKQYDAIVVGSGPGGFTCALELAMNGLKVALVEGEKLGGMCLNRGCIPEEGLYRTAKETLSLKRRFS; encoded by the coding sequence ATGATAAAGCAGTATGATGCGATAGTTGTAGGAAGCGGTCCCGGTGGTTTTACATGCGCTCTCGAACTTGCCATGAACGGGCTTAAAGTTGCTCTTGTTGAAGGTGAAAAACTTGGTGGCATGTGTCTCAACAGAGGGTGTATACCTGAGGAAGGACTTTACAGGACAGCAAAGGAAACTCTCTCCCTGAAAAGAAGGTTCTCATAG
- a CDS encoding rubrerythrin family protein, with product MKSLAGTKTLECLKHAFAGESQANRRYLYFARKADIEGYPDIANIFRETAEGETGHAFGHIEFLEKYGGGDPATGKPIGSMEQNLEAAIAGETYEYTEMYPGFAKTAREEGFEDIAEWFETLARAEKSHAGRFQKALESLKA from the coding sequence ATGAAGAGTTTAGCAGGTACAAAAACGCTTGAGTGTCTCAAGCATGCCTTTGCTGGTGAGTCTCAGGCAAACAGGAGATACCTTTACTTTGCCAGAAAAGCGGATATAGAAGGATATCCGGACATAGCCAACATCTTTAGGGAAACAGCAGAAGGTGAGACGGGACACGCCTTTGGACATATTGAGTTCCTTGAAAAGTATGGAGGTGGAGATCCCGCTACCGGCAAACCCATAGGGAGTATGGAACAGAACCTTGAGGCTGCAATAGCTGGAGAGACATACGAGTATACGGAGATGTATCCGGGATTTGCTAAGACTGCAAGAGAAGAAGGATTTGAAGATATTGCTGAGTGGTTTGAGACTCTCGCAAGGGCAGAGAAGTCTCATGCAGGTAGATTCCAAAAGGCACTTGAAAGCCTAAAAGCCTGA